In Nocardia sp. XZ_19_385, the sequence CTGCGCGCATCCACGCTTGCTGAACCCCGGGCCCGGCACCGACCTGACGATGCCGCTGCCGTTCCTGTCGCACGAGGGCGGCTTCTCCCCCGACGGCAACACCTACTGGGCCACCAGCACCAGCCCCGGCCTGGTCACGGCCATCGATGTCAGCGATCCGTCGAATCCGCGCGTCATCTGGCACGGGCTGCAGTCGCTGACCGCCCACGGGTTCGGGATCAGCCCCGACGGCACCAAGATGTATCTGTCGATCCAGAACGGGATCAACATTCTCGACATCAGCGCCATCCAGCGCCGCGACCCGTATCCGGTGGTGCACTACCCAATTCGGTCAACTCCGACCTGGCTTTCATCGGCGTGCCGGTCTGGAATTTCGTGCCGCTGGCCCGCGAAATGCTCAACGGCAAACTGCAACCAGGCCAGGCGCTCGGACCGCGCTCGGGCATGGTCACCAAGAACGACATGTCCGCCGACATGTGCCTGTCACCGCCGGTGTTCCGGGGCACGCAGATCTGGACCACCTGCAGCGACAACGGATTCCTGATCTTCGAACTGGACAACAACGTCTACACCCCGCCCGCCGATCAGGAGCCGACCGTTGGCGCGTAAGCAGCTGCTGCTCGCGGCGGTGTGCCTGATAGTCGGTGGGGCGCTGGGCTTTTGGCTGCACCCGCCGTCGCCGAGCGCTCCCGGGCCGGTGCTGTCGCCGGTGGATATCGGCTTCGCCCAGGACATGGCGGTGCACCACGAACAGGCGGTGCTGCTCTCGCGCACCTTGCCCGCCGGCGCGAGCCCGCAGATCCGCGGCATCGCCGAACGCATCGTGCTCGCCCAGACCGGCGAGATCGCCCAGCTGCGCGGCTGGCTACAGCTTTTCGAGCTGCCGCTGACCACCGCGACGCCGATGCGCTGGATGCAAGGACAGCACGACCACGGCGGCGCACCGATGCCCGGCATGGCCTCCGTCGCCGAAATCACCACCCTGGCCGGACTGCGCGGCGCCGAGGCCGAAATCCTGTTCCTGCAGTTGATGATTCGCCACCATCACGGCGGCATCGATATGGCCCAGGCCGCCTTCAACACCGGCTCGAACGCCGCGGTCAAACGAGTGGCGCTGGACATGGTGAACGAGCAGGGCAACGAGACCGGCCAGATGACCGCGCTGCTCACCGCCCGCAACGCCCAGCCCCTGTCGTGATTGTAGGGTTACACCCAAGCGCCGGAGCATGTCCGGTCGCCGAGCGAACGAAGGGACAGCGGGGATGTCGGAAACCTCGGTCGAGGTGCTCCTGGACGACTTCGAAAACAAGGACAACTGGGACGTCGCCGGCGCCGGCGCCGGCCGCAGTCACCTCACCACGTTCGCCGAAGGCGCTCCCAACAAGGAACTCCGGGCCTACATCGACGGCCGTGCCGGCGCCGACCACCGCGCCCTGGTGCTGCTGATCAAGTCGGCCGCCGACGACCTCGAGGTCGACCTCGTCACCAAATCCGGTGAATCCTTCGCGGTCCCCGGGCAGCTGGAGGCACTGAACCTCTGGGTGCGCTCACCGCACGCCTCGATCCGGATCTTCGCCAGCCTCGGCAGCACCGAGGGCTCCATCCACGAAGTGCAACTGGGCAAGGTCACCGCCAGCGCCGAATGGCAGCACGTCAAGCACCAGCTCGACGCCCCGATCGACGGCGCCAACCTCAAGGGCCTGAAGATCCGCCTGATGGCAGTCACCAAGCAGACCGGCGAGCTGATGATCCTGCTGGACGACCTGACCGCCCGCACCAAGCACGGCTAGGTGATTGATTTTTTGTTGTAAACCGGTTGCCGGCCGGTGCGGTCAAGCCTGGACCGGCACCTGGTAGATGTTGTCGGCGGGGTGTCCCGCGCGCTGATGGATCCGCTGCACCGCTTCGGCACTGGGCGCCTCGGACAGGCAGAAGACCATCCCCGACTCGGGGTCTGCCCAGGCGTGTTTGAAGTTCACGTGCTCGTCGTCCTGGATCGCCAGGTCGGCGTTGTGGGCTTCGGTCAGGGCTTCGGGAGTAACTCCCTGCATCGTCGTATGCACATCCATGAACTCGGGCATGGCAAGTCCCTTTCTCTGAGACTTCTCACTATGCTCCCTTGTCCGTCGCACCGCCATCACCTGCGGCGATGACGTAGGCCCTACCGGAGGAGAGCCCCACCAGGTGGCCGTCAGCCGCGGCTGAGGGTGATGGTTGTCCAGGCTCCCAGATGGATCCGGTCGCCTGCGTGTACCGGTACTGCGGTGTTCTTCGGAATATCAGTTTCAGCGTCGTTGAGGCTGGTGCCGTTGGTGGAGCCGAGATCGGTGATGGTCGCGGTGTCCTCGGTCAGGTGCAGCGTGGCGTGGGCGCGGGAGACGCCGGCGTCGGCGGGTGGGATGCCGAGGTCGATGTCGGGGTTCACGCCCTGCGAGACGCTGTGTTTACCGATCAGGATGTCGCTGCCGTGCAAGGTGATTCGGCGTTCCGGGAAGTAGGCGGGGAAAGCGACCTGGTCGGCGTCGGGTCCTTTGCGGGCCTGGACGCGCTCGTAGAAGGCGCGGTCGGCAGTGATGGTGGCGACCCAGGCGAGCTGCGGGACCGGGGTGGGTTCGGGCGGAGGCTCGAATACCGCGGGCTGGCCCACCAGTGTCGGAGCCGGGTCGATCAAGGTAGATGCGGCG encodes:
- a CDS encoding DUF305 domain-containing protein, whose translation is MARKQLLLAAVCLIVGGALGFWLHPPSPSAPGPVLSPVDIGFAQDMAVHHEQAVLLSRTLPAGASPQIRGIAERIVLAQTGEIAQLRGWLQLFELPLTTATPMRWMQGQHDHGGAPMPGMASVAEITTLAGLRGAEAEILFLQLMIRHHHGGIDMAQAAFNTGSNAAVKRVALDMVNEQGNETGQMTALLTARNAQPLS
- a CDS encoding FHA domain-containing protein, with product MVICPDGHSSESTDYCDECGTQIGQPSHAATPTAAACPECGTPSAGSRFCEGCGHDFVLGTPAQPPAASTLIDPAPTLVGQPAVFEPPPEPTPVPQLAWVATITADRAFYERVQARKGPDADQVAFPAYFPERRITLHGSDILIGKHSVSQGVNPDIDLGIPPADAGVSRAHATLHLTEDTATITDLGSTNGTSLNDAETDIPKNTAVPVHAGDRIHLGAWTTITLSRG
- a CDS encoding SCO4226 family nickel-binding protein yields the protein MPEFMDVHTTMQGVTPEALTEAHNADLAIQDDEHVNFKHAWADPESGMVFCLSEAPSAEAVQRIHQRAGHPADNIYQVPVQA